One stretch of Levilactobacillus yonginensis DNA includes these proteins:
- the mobQ gene encoding MobQ family relaxase, giving the protein MAIFHMSFSNISAGKGRSAIASAAYRSGEKLFDDKEGRHYFYARSIMPESFILTPKNSPEWASDREQLWNEVEKKDRKSNSRYAKEFNVALPVELSESEQKELLTKYVQENFVDEGMVADVAIHRDHLDNPHAHVMLTNRPFNPDGTWGIKSKKQYILDENGNKTYTGTSKYPKSRKILMVNWDKKEKIIEWRHNWAVSVNQVLEQKNIPDRISEKSFTEQGIDDTPTQHEGINSKRYERKEFNQQVKNYRKAKASYKNNQEKAINRGHLDSLSKHFSFNEKRVVNELSHELKTYISLESLDDKRRMLFNWKNSTLIKHAVGEDVTKELLTINQQESSLKKADELLNKVVDRTTKKLYPELNFEQTTQAERRELIKETESEQTVFKGSELNERLMNIRDDLSARQLLTFTKRPYVGWKLLMQQEKEVKIELKYTLMIHDDSLESLEHVDQGLLEKYSPTEQQKITRAVKDLRAIMAVKQVIKTQYHEVLKRAFPKGDLDGLPLIKQEQAYTAVMYYDPALKPCKVETIAQWQENPPRVFSTQEHQQGLAYLSGQLSLDQLENHHLQRVLKHDGTKQLFLGECKADPMIKNSQIEKIQKQLKEQQAKDDQYRKANMGHYQPLNYKPVSPNYYLKTAFSDAIMTVLYARDEDYQRQRQAQGLKETEWEMAKKQRQHQTRNRHEDGGMHL; this is encoded by the coding sequence ATGGCAATCTTTCATATGAGTTTTAGTAATATTAGTGCTGGTAAAGGACGAAGTGCGATTGCCAGTGCTGCTTATCGAAGTGGTGAAAAGCTATTTGATGATAAGGAAGGTCGCCACTATTTCTATGCCCGATCGATCATGCCAGAAAGCTTTATTTTGACGCCAAAAAATTCACCGGAATGGGCGAGTGATCGAGAACAGTTGTGGAATGAAGTTGAAAAGAAAGATCGTAAATCAAACTCACGGTATGCAAAAGAGTTTAACGTGGCTTTACCGGTAGAATTAAGTGAATCCGAACAGAAAGAGTTATTGACAAAATATGTGCAAGAAAATTTTGTTGATGAGGGCATGGTAGCCGATGTGGCAATTCATCGCGATCACCTAGATAATCCGCATGCCCATGTGATGTTAACTAACCGCCCATTTAACCCAGACGGAACATGGGGAATTAAGAGCAAAAAGCAATATATTTTAGATGAGAATGGCAATAAAACATATACCGGAACTAGCAAGTACCCTAAGAGTAGAAAGATACTGATGGTCAATTGGGATAAGAAAGAAAAAATAATTGAATGGCGTCATAATTGGGCAGTTAGTGTCAATCAGGTTTTAGAGCAAAAAAATATTCCGGATCGGATCAGTGAAAAATCATTTACTGAGCAGGGAATAGATGATACACCAACCCAACACGAGGGAATTAATAGTAAGCGGTATGAAAGAAAAGAATTTAACCAACAAGTAAAGAACTATCGCAAAGCCAAAGCCAGTTATAAAAACAACCAAGAAAAAGCAATCAATAGAGGTCACTTAGATAGCCTAAGTAAACACTTCTCGTTTAATGAAAAACGGGTGGTCAATGAGTTAAGCCATGAACTGAAAACTTATATCAGTTTGGAGAGTTTAGATGATAAACGGCGCATGCTATTTAATTGGAAAAACAGCACCTTAATTAAACATGCAGTTGGTGAAGATGTGACTAAAGAATTATTGACAATTAACCAACAAGAAAGCTCATTAAAAAAGGCAGATGAACTCTTAAATAAAGTGGTCGATCGCACTACGAAAAAACTTTATCCAGAGCTTAATTTTGAACAGACCACACAAGCTGAAAGACGAGAATTAATTAAGGAAACCGAAAGCGAGCAAACAGTTTTCAAAGGCAGTGAATTAAACGAACGTTTAATGAATATTCGTGATGATTTATCTGCCCGACAATTATTGACCTTTACCAAACGGCCATACGTTGGCTGGAAGTTATTAATGCAACAAGAAAAGGAAGTCAAAATCGAGCTTAAATATACGCTGATGATTCATGATGATAGCTTAGAAAGTCTAGAACACGTTGATCAAGGTCTACTAGAAAAGTATTCACCAACCGAGCAGCAAAAGATTACTCGAGCAGTCAAAGACCTACGGGCAATCATGGCCGTTAAGCAAGTCATTAAAACGCAATACCATGAAGTATTGAAAAGGGCCTTTCCCAAAGGCGATTTAGATGGATTGCCATTGATTAAACAGGAACAGGCCTATACAGCCGTGATGTACTATGATCCAGCTTTAAAGCCGTGCAAGGTTGAAACAATCGCACAGTGGCAGGAAAACCCACCGAGGGTTTTCAGTACCCAAGAACATCAACAAGGACTAGCTTATTTATCGGGACAGCTTAGCTTAGATCAGCTAGAGAATCATCACTTACAACGGGTTTTAAAGCATGACGGCACTAAACAACTCTTTTTGGGTGAATGCAAAGCCGATCCGATGATTAAAAACAGTCAGATTGAGAAAATCCAAAAGCAGTTAAAAGAGCAACAAGCCAAGGACGACCAGTATAGAAAAGCAAATATGGGGCATTATCAACCGCTAAATTATAAGCCAGTTAGTCCAAACTACTACTTAAAAACGGCCTTTAGTGACGCAATCATGACTGTTCTATATGCTCGTGATGAAGATTACCAACGGCAAAGACAGGCGCAAGGTTTAAAAGAGACTGAGTGGGAAATGGCGAAAAAGCAACGGCAACACCAAACTCGAAATCGGCATGAAGATGGGGGCATGCACTTGTAA
- a CDS encoding putative holin-like toxin: MSVFQTLSLMLLFGTFLIALLSYIDKHHK, encoded by the coding sequence ATGAGCGTCTTCCAGACACTCTCGTTGATGTTGCTGTTTGGCACGTTTTTAATCGCGCTCCTCAGCTATATCGACAAGCACCACAAATAA
- a CDS encoding restriction endonuclease subunit S, giving the protein MKDSGLVRIKLVICLVKKDDIAYNSMRMWQAASGVSKYDGIVSPAYTVLVPANGESSTFFGYQFKQTEMKQIFQRNSQGLTSDTWNLKYPLLSRIKTSAPERTEQIKIGEFLTKLDNLIAVNQRKLEKLQELKKGYLQKMFC; this is encoded by the coding sequence TTGAAAGATTCCGGGCTTGTTCGGATTAAACTTGTAATTTGCCTTGTAAAGAAAGACGATATTGCATATAATTCTATGCGTATGTGGCAGGCTGCCAGCGGCGTTTCCAAATATGATGGCATTGTGAGCCCTGCGTATACGGTCCTTGTTCCGGCCAATGGGGAGAGTTCAACATTCTTCGGTTATCAATTCAAGCAAACAGAGATGAAACAAATATTTCAACGAAATTCACAAGGGCTTACGTCTGATACGTGGAATTTGAAATATCCTTTACTGAGCAGAATCAAAACATCGGCACCAGAGAGAACAGAGCAAATCAAGATTGGGGAATTTTTAACTAAGCTCGATAACCTCATCGCAGTCAACCAGCGTAAGCTTGAAAAACTCCAGGAACTCAAAAAAGGGTATCTACAAAAGATGTTTTGCTGA
- a CDS encoding ArdC-like ssDNA-binding domain-containing protein: MPSKADVKAWKAQLVAQAEQQILKLTDSSQFKKYLNTLAKFHHYSTRNIDLIYAQNPQATQVAGFKQWQTAFNRTVNRGAKAIRIAAPIIKKLTPAEQQRLDTTDERAIVGYRYLPVFDVSQTSGEPVLSAKDFVKENLADHQNVTSLYNAFKDYLNQQPDLKVSEVPLATLNGAKGYFQPSTNEIVIGSDESDNALKLKTLYHEYAHSQLHGLKSAFKDRPRVYQETQAEAIAYVAMQNIGVDTSNYSLGYVATWAKDKAVIHSALSEIQQVSNKVIELSDGLTKQLGLQEAQKEPEHDLKKLSAHDLNKSYQGLQQQVQQATNSQQKAQFKNQLHEIHEEISERTQKQLQAFAKKNPEIKQPDSEPDQSLKR, from the coding sequence ATGCCGAGTAAAGCAGACGTTAAAGCCTGGAAAGCACAATTAGTCGCTCAGGCTGAACAACAAATCCTAAAATTAACCGATAGTAGCCAATTTAAAAAGTATCTCAATACCCTGGCTAAATTCCATCATTATAGCACTAGAAACATTGATTTAATTTATGCGCAAAATCCGCAAGCCACTCAAGTCGCCGGTTTTAAGCAATGGCAGACGGCTTTTAACCGCACCGTCAACCGGGGCGCAAAAGCGATTCGGATTGCGGCCCCGATTATTAAGAAGTTAACACCAGCCGAGCAACAGCGTCTTGATACTACCGACGAACGGGCCATTGTCGGTTATCGTTATCTACCCGTCTTCGATGTGTCACAAACTAGCGGTGAACCAGTGTTAAGTGCTAAAGACTTTGTCAAAGAAAATTTGGCCGATCATCAGAATGTAACGAGCTTGTATAACGCGTTCAAAGACTATCTCAACCAGCAACCCGACCTTAAAGTCAGTGAAGTTCCTTTAGCGACGCTAAATGGGGCTAAGGGGTATTTTCAACCCAGCACTAATGAAATTGTTATTGGTAGTGATGAATCCGATAATGCTTTAAAATTGAAGACGTTATATCACGAATATGCGCATAGCCAGCTACACGGATTAAAATCAGCCTTTAAAGATCGGCCACGAGTCTATCAGGAAACCCAAGCCGAAGCGATCGCGTATGTTGCCATGCAAAATATTGGCGTTGATACCAGCAACTACTCACTCGGTTACGTGGCCACCTGGGCCAAAGATAAAGCCGTAATCCATAGCGCTTTAAGTGAGATCCAGCAAGTGAGCAACAAAGTGATTGAGCTTAGCGATGGCTTAACCAAACAATTAGGCTTACAAGAAGCCCAAAAAGAGCCTGAGCATGATTTAAAAAAGCTATCAGCCCATGATCTTAATAAGTCCTATCAAGGCTTACAACAACAAGTTCAGCAAGCAACTAATTCACAACAAAAAGCACAATTTAAAAACCAGTTACATGAGATACACGAAGAAATCAGTGAGCGAACGCAAAAGCAGCTACAAGCATTTGCTAAAAAGAATCCAGAAATTAAACAACCAGATTCTGAACCCGATCAAAGTCTAAAACGTTAG